CGGCCAGAGTCCTGAGTGGGCCTTGccgctgctgcctggctgcaggagcaggggtgCTGCCCCTCCACCTGACTGCACCTCTTAACTCTACAACGCATCAGGTCTGTAATGCATCCCGTCTGCATGAGCACAAGGGTCTGCCCAGCATCCAGGAATCCCCAACAAATGCACCAAGTCCTCTTTCTACCCAGAGGTTGTTGCGTGGCAGAAGAGGACCTGTTGGAGAAACCTGAATGCAGGCTACTCTTTTTCGCAGGCCACTGGTTTTGACACTGAAACCTCCATGGAGGAATTGTGTGTTTTGTGGTTCCTCCTTCTCTGTTTCACTGTGGATCAGGTGATGTGTGCggttttggggggagggggggtgggtaATTTTCCTATAAGTCTATTCAAACCCAGCAGGAGCTCTTGTGAGTTCAGTGGTGAGTGAAGAGCAGCCCTAAAGTCACAAGACACTGTGGTGGCCTTGGGGGCTGAGATGACTTGCACACTTGAAGGGAAGGACAGGCTCTGTCCGAGGCTGCTCCTGGTGGCAGCGCATCCCTTGCTCAGGGTGGGAAGGTTGGAGggtgagcagagcagaagcagggtTGACCTCCGAGGCACTTGCCATCGCTGTCTGCTCAAGAGCTCACATGTGCATGGGTGGGATCAAGCCCAGGAACCTTCCGTGTTCCTGTCTCTGGCTTACACCAAGCCCGCGCCAGCTGAGGGCACCTTGCAGCAGGAGACGCTGTCCTGCTGGAGGGGTGAGGTCGACATCAGAAGTAGCTGGGGCAGCTCCTCACAGTCAGAGCATGGCTGAGGTTGAAGGGGCCTCATCCGCTCCCACCctgctgctcaagcagggctGCTGAGAGTCCTGGCTGCCTGCTTTGTGTTCTTGCAGGCAGGGATGAGGCACAGTGCTGGGGTGGGGGCCCTGTACCTGCCCCTGagacccctttgccatgatgcTCCTCACCCGGTGGGTGCCTGTGGTGTGAGCTGGGGGTTCTCCTGTGTATGTGTGAATGAGATGATGTGGTGGGCCCTGCGTCAGGGGGTGGCTCCGTATCTGTGTGAGATGGGCAGCTCCTGTCTGGCAAATACCAACTGttaaataagaaatatattgaaatacagatatatgtatattaaaacaaataaaatcaatcCTATTAAAGCTACAACACGCAGTGGTTGAGGGCAGCATGTGCTTTGTGCCTTGGGCTGAGACACATCCAGATGGCAGGCACCCAAAATCCCTGCAGCAGTGGGGGACCAGCCCCAATCCCCATCCCGATGGGCAGCAGCCTCCTGTCCCAGGCTCAGCGTCTGCTCCCCCTGAGCAAAGCTGGAGCACCCCAGAACCCCCAGGCCACGCTGTCTGGAGGAATCTCTGAATGCTCCAGGTCCTTTACCTGAGacagccagcagcatccccaccGTGACACACACAGGACAAAGAGCCAGGATGGGCAGGGCTCATGGGAAAGTCACTTTTAATGGTTTATTGCCAATGTTACAAAGGTTGACACATGGTCAGACAGGTGGGAACCACACCGGAGTTGTAAAAACACCACAAGTCTGGGGTTGTAGTTTATTCCCCAAAAAAATAGGGAACGGGAAAACAAACGAATCAATCAAGGTTTGCCTTGGCCAAGCTGACTCTGTGTCCCAGGGATCCTGGGGCCTGAGCCAGCATCACCACAGCCCCTGGGTGAGCCAGGCTTGGGCTTGGCAGTGAGATGGGCTGTGGGGTATCCCCACATCAGCCTGGGCTGGCACAGCAGGCAGTGGGTCCTCCTGAATCCACAGGGCCTGGCTGGCTCATGTGGCACCAACCTTGtcccttctccctgctcacAACAGACCCCTGTgtccccactgcagcagcagcaggaagatgtGGAAAACGCCACTCTCCGTCAGTGCtgagggccagcagcagggagcaggtcCCCAGGGAGCTGGCTGTCACCTCCCCAGGCCCACTTGGAAATAAACCCTTTCAGATGCTGAAGATTCCTGGAGCATCCCCTGGggccagctccatcccagcccGGTGGAAGTCGTCCTTGTCCCATTGACCTCTGCCCTGTCCCTCCTGAGCCCGCCTAGCCAGGGCATGGCAAAGACCAAAACCGAAGAAGTTTGTGCTTTGTATACGAGACCCTGCCTACACCGAGGGGCTTGGGGAGAAGTGGCTGAGGCTACTTACACCCCTCAGCCCCTCACATCCCCCTGGCAAGCTATggatatgcacacacacacacacacacacatacagatgGGAAGTGGGGTCTCCAGAGGGCTGAGGGGACAAGGTGCAGCCATCTCCCCCAAAACCATGTTAGTATGGAGCCAAAATAAGTGCAGTACCAGCCCAGGGGTGGTGGGGAGCACAGAGGTGCCAAGTTTACCCCTGTCCCTGCGGGCACAAGGCCCAGCGCCCTGCCAGCAGCCGTTTCCCCCTtagtgttttccttctgtaagcCACCCACCTCCCCATGACACAGCTGACCTGAGGTCTGTTGATGGAGGGATGTGGCTCAGGCAGGTGCCATCAACTACCAGCAGTAGTGATACGCTGCCCCACACTGCCCTGTTCCCCCCAGCCTCACGGCATGCCCCGCTGCTGGTGTGCTGTGGGCAGTGAGACCAACTGGGGAGCCCATCTTGCCAAAGCGGGGTTTAGGAGGACAAGCCAAGCTCCCCCAGACTTCCCTCTCCCGCTCTCAGCACCTGTGGGCAGCGGTAGGGCTGGTTCCCCTGATCCACATGGCCTCCGGGGCAAGAAAGGGGACATGGGGCACGGCACTGCCCCCCGCGCTGGAGGGCGGCAGGGGAGGGCTCTGCTTTCCCCGTCCCCCTCGACAGACActtacaaacacacacagagaaaggaaaccGTAACCTTATAAAAGACACCGAACGCAAACGCCTGCATGTTTgggggcagccccggccccgccgccgcctcggCTCCCCGTGTGAGCGGCCGGGCAGGCTTGCTCTGTGGGGCCGAGCGGCCGGTGGCCCCCCCGGGGGCCTAGGAGCCGATGATCTGGCCAGACCACGTCTCGTGCTTCGTGTGGGGTGCCAGGTTGGTGAGGACCACCTCCACCGCCTGGAACTTCTGGTTCttgggagggatggggcagacctTGTACGTCACCTCGTCCCCCTCCACCGGGACATACTCCCCCTCGATGCtgcaggagaagagaggagaagtgGGGCTGGGGCCAAGAGCTAGACCACCCAGCACCAAGGAAGGAAGACACCCAATTCATCAGCTGTGCCTTAGGGGTCGAGGACAGGCAGAGCCTCATCCCCACATCACGGAGACCTCCTAACCCCAGCCCGCAGCTCTCCAGCCCCACACATCCCCAGACTTACTCAGACACGTGCACGAAGATGTCCTCTGTGCCGTTCTCAGGGGTGATGAACCCATGGCCCTGGGAGCGAGAGAACTGCTTGCAGACACCCTTGAAGATGGGGCCAGCAGAGGCacgtgctgtgctgcaggaggaaagggatgGAGATGTCTCACTGGGGGGACAGCACAGGGAGAGGTTTGCTAGAACAGACAGCATTCCCTGGGGACAGTACATGGatcccacctgcagcactgcgGGCAGGCGGGTGCAGAGATGCCGAGTGCCACAATGACAACATGCACCAGCCGCAAAGAGTCCTGCTGGTGACTGCGGCCCCTGCTCAGCTGAGCAGGGCAGCCCCAAGCCCGCTTGCTGCGCTGTGCGCCGGGTACTCACGCTGAGTAGGTCCTGGTCCTCTTGGTGGGGAGCGGGCTGGGCAGGTCCCGCAGCAGCAGGTTGCCACGCTCCCAGATGCGGCTGCCCTCGCGCTGGAAGGGGAAGGTGGGCCACACCGGCGACTTGGGCGAGTGCAGCGGGGGCACCGCTGGCGGGGCGCTGGGGTCTGATGACATGGTGGGGCCGGCGGGCTCCTCCGTTCTGGGGACAGATGGGCAGGCAGGCGGTGGGAGAAAGGGCGCCTGGGTCTGCTGGGTACCTGCAGCCAGGGGAGCAAAGGGGGGTGTTACAGGGCCCCCCCAGGGAGGGGTTTTGGCAGCAGGGGCAGTTTGCTGTCAGGAACAgccccctctgctcccagcccacATCTGTGGGTGCAGGCAGCATACTGATGGCCTTTGGTACTGAGCACCAACACCAGGTGCTAGGAATCGCTCTGGGAAGCCCACCCTGGCTTGGATCAACTCAGGATATTCGTAGattcatagaatgctttgggtcagaagggactttaaagctcattcagctccaaccccctgccacagacagggacaccttccaccagaccaggttgctccaagccccgtccaacctggccttgagcactgccagggatggggcagccgcagcttctgtgtgcaacctgtgccagtgtcccactGGAGCAGTTAATCCAAACAGTTCCAGCAAAACCATcccaagggaagaaaagaaccTGGTTTatggttttgtctttcttttgtttcaggatAATCCCACATATTAGAGATGAAGTCAATAAGAAGCACGTCCTGGGAGAAGGAGCAGCTGAGCGTAggctgccataggcagggaccaCTTTGGGAAGGATGCCCATGCAGTGCCAGCACTCCAGGGCTCCTGGCCCCGGCCTCTGAGATGTTCCCACAGCCTGGGGTTTCTGCTGAAAGGATGAAGGAAAAACGCTGAGCCAACAGGTAGGTCGAGGTCAGGGTCTGAGGTCTCCCCACCGCTGGAGGTTGCCTCAGTGCTATGGGATGTAGGACCCAAGCCCAGCCCCAGTCAGCAGCTTGCTgcccactggccacagccctaCAGGGAAGTGGCAGTGGGAGGCTATTGCAGGCTGCCAACACCACACGCACGTCACTGGGGCACCTCAGATGAGTCACGACAGCTCAACCCCTGCCGCTGTGGGCATTGGGCTCCAGGTTTTGGCCGGCATCATGTGGTCTGCAAGGAGGTAAAGCCCAAGGGGGTAACCCTGTGCTGGGATGTGCGAGCGCTGGCCTGGCAGCAGTCACCCACCAAAGAGCAGGAGCCAGAGCAAGCATGAGCATGGCTGAACCACCCTGAGCGTGAAACCGGGGCCTGTGCATTCTGAAGCAGGTTTCCCCCCTAACATCCCATGTTGTTACCATCCCCTTCCCTGCCAGCCCATGCAGCCCTTCCAGCCCCACTGGGGCATGCGGCATCCTTTGGGAGGACACCAGCACACACCGGGAAACCCAGGAAACAGTTAATTTGGTTTCTGACTCATCCGTGGCCCCTCGAGGCACAGTGGCTCTGGGGCAAAGCACAAAAGGGGGTCACCTCAGCTCTGAAAT
The sequence above is a segment of the Lathamus discolor isolate bLatDis1 chromosome 1, bLatDis1.hap1, whole genome shotgun sequence genome. Coding sequences within it:
- the CSDC2 gene encoding cold shock domain-containing protein C2 translates to MSSDPSAPPAVPPLHSPKSPVWPTFPFQREGSRIWERGNLLLRDLPSPLPTKRTRTYSATARASAGPIFKGVCKQFSRSQGHGFITPENGTEDIFVHVSDIEGEYVPVEGDEVTYKVCPIPPKNQKFQAVEVVLTNLAPHTKHETWSGQIIGS